In Kineosporia sp. NBRC 101731, the DNA window ACGCCGTACAGCTCGCCCGTGCGCTCGGCCAGCATCCGGATCAGGTCACCGGTACGCAGGCCGGGCTCGCCGTCGAGGCCCGGGCGCAGGCTCGCGGCGGCCTCGGCGTCCAGCCGGCGCTCGAGGGCGCTGACCGGGAAGCCGTAGGGATCGGTCCGCGGGCCCAGCGGGTCGGTGACCAGACCCCGCCCGGGGGTGCGCGGCGTGTTCTCGGCCGGGCCGGTGCGTCGCTGGAACTTGCGCGGCCGGTCACCCAGGCGCTGCATGCGCCGGTTGGCCGCCATGTTGCCGCTCAGGTTGATGCTGCCGGTCTCCGGCGCCGGCGCGGGACGCCAGCGGCTGGGGGCGGCCTGACCGTCCGGACCGGCCGGCGCGGCCGGGTTCTGGTCACGCTGGGGGGTGGGCCGGTGCCCGGCCGGCGGCTGCTCGGAGAACGGGCGCACCACCGGCGAGGAGTACGACAGGCCGGCGACCTGTGAGGGAGTCACCTCGATCGCCTCGGTCTGCGGGCGGGGGGTCTGCGGGCGCGATCCCATCGGCCGGTTGCGGTCGTGCTGCGGGCTGCCGAGCCGCTCGAGCGACTGGGTCTGCTGCAGGCGGCGGGCCGCGATCTGCTGACCGAGCCGCCCCGTGCTGGGTGACAGCGGGCCGGTGGCCGGTGCGTTCGGTTCGGCGGGCGGCAGGGCCGGGGTCACCTTCGCCTCGGCCGCCTTCTGCACGGCCTTGGCCGCCGCGACGTCGGCCGGGCCCGGGGCCTGGCCGGCACCGGGCGGGACGGGGGCCTTCGCACTCGCCGGAGTCTCCACCGCAGCCGGTGGGCCGGCCTTCGCGGTGGTCTTTCCGGCCTTGCCGGGCCGGGGTGCGCCATCGGTGGGCGACGCGGCCGGGGCAACCGAAACGTCCACCATTGTCGGCTTTTCGGTAGGCGCAGGGATGGCGGGGACCCGCACGGTCTCCTCGTCGTCCGGAGAGGAGGGAGGAACCGGAGCCGCCGGCCGGGAGACCGGCATCGCTCCTGTCGGCTCGACGATGAACTCGTCCGGGTCGCCGTCGAGCAGTACCCCCACCCCACGGTGCAGCGCCTGCCGGGTGATCGGCAGTGGCACCACGTGGACACCCTCGACCTGCTGCGCCTCGACCTGCTCCCACTCCGGCTGGTAGCCGGAGACCAGCATGACCGGGATGGCCTGCTCGTCCTCACGCAGAGAATTGACCGTGTTGACGGCGAGCACCGGGTCGCCCACGTCGAGCACGAGCACGTCGAACCCCTCGACCTGGGGCAGGTGCTGCTCCAGGTCGTCGGCCGAGCGCTCGTCCACCTCATGCAGATCGGTGAGCCGCATCCCGAGCGCGAGGGAACGGGAGATGATCAGCAGTCGCGCCATCCGCCCTCACATACCTCGGAACTGTTCGAAGATCTTGATCCCGGCCGGGCCCATGACCACGATAAACAAGGCCGGCAGAATGCAGAAAATCAGGGGGAAGAGAATCTTGACCGGCACCTGCTGTGCCTTCTCCTCTGCCCGCTGGCTTCTCTTCACTCTCATCTCCTTCGACTGCACTCGCAGCACTCCGGCGACGGGGATCCCAAACGTATCGGCCTGAACCATAGCGGCGACGAAGATCCGCAGTTCCTCGACGTCCGTGCGATCGGCCAGAGCCCTCAACGCGGCCAGCCTTCCGGTGCCCAGCTGCATCTCCTGGAGCACGCGGAAGAGCTCTTTCGCCAGCGGCCCGTCACTGCTGCGGGCGACCTGCGCGAGCGCGGCATCAAAGGCCAGACCTGCTTCGACGGAGATCGTGAGCAGGTCGATCGCGTCGGGAAGTTCTCGCCGGACGAGCTCCGTGCGGTCGTACCCGACCTGATAGATCCACAACGTGGGAGCGAACCAGCTGAGAGCTGAGAGCCCGCTGAATGTGAGCAGCATCCCACGGGGCCCTGCTCCGAACAGGGGAGGAATGACCAGCCCCAGTAATGCACCGGTCACAAGTCCCAGGGCCTTCAGTCCTAACACCCGGTCGACATCCCATCCCGGGGGGTTACCGGCCAGGTCCAGACGGACCCGGATCCGCTCGATCCGGCTGTCGGTGGTCAGCTTCCGTCCCGCCCCCGCGAACCGCCGGACGAGCGGCGCGACGACCCGCTCGGTGAAGGGCACCTCGAGCTCGGTCCGGCGCAACGGCACCGGCACCGCCCGGAACTTCTCCAGCAGGGCCCGCCGGATGCGGGCGTCGCGGCGCTGCTCACCCGTCAGCAGCAGCACGGCGAAGACCCCGGCCAGACCGGCGAGCAGGATGACCAGACCGGTTCCGGGCAGCATCAGCAGCGTCACACGTCCACCCGGATCACCTTGGACATCCAGAACCCGCCGACGGCCAGCGAGAACACCCCGAACCCGAGCAGCAGGAGGCCCAGCGAGGTGCTGAACAACGGGTCGATGTACTCCGGCCGGGCCACCATCAGGTAGAGGGCGAAGACCACCGGCAGTGCGGCCAGGATGATCCCCGAGAGCTTGCCCTCGGCCGACAGAGCCGCCACCTGACGGCGCAGACGCTCGCGTTCACGCAGGGTCTCCGCGACCGAGCCGAGCAGCTCGGCCAGGTTGCCGCCGACCTCGCGCTGGATCCGGATGGCCATGACCACCCAGGAGAAGTCCCGGCTGTTCGTGCGGGCGGCGATCCCGTCCAGCGCATCCTCGGCCGGCATCCCCAGCCGGGTCTCGATCAGGGCCCGGCTGAACTCGCCGCGGATCGGCGCGTGCGACTCGCGCACCACCGAGTCGATGGCCTGCGGGAGCGAGTAACCCACGGCCAGGCTGCCGGCCAGCAGTTGCAGGGTGTCGGGCAGCTGGGCCAGGAACCGGGCCTCGCGCCGGGCCTTCGCCGCCAGCAGCACGCCCCACGGCACGATCAGGCCGAGCAGCAGGCCGGCCACGGCGGCGGCCGGGCGGCCCCGGGCGATCACGGCGAGCAGCAGCGCGGTACCGACCGCGGCGCTGACGTGCAGCAGCATCCACTCACCGGTGCGCAGGGGCAGACCGGCCGACTCCAGCCGGGCGTCCAGCGCGCGGTCGACCCGGCCGGTGCGGGCCACGCGGTTCATCAGCCCGACCGCCGAACGGGTCAGCGGGCCGTCGCCCAGACCGGACGAGCCGGACGGAGGGCCGTCACCGGTGGGCGCCGGTCCCGGCCGGCGCGAGGTCGCCGAGTAGGCCGAGATCCGCCGCAGCACCTCCGTCTCCTGCCGGCCGGCGCCGGTCAGGGCGCCGATGGTCAGGAAGATCAGGAGGGCGAGGGCGGCGAAGAGCAGCAGCAGACCGGTGAGCATCATGGGGCGTCCCCCATGAAGGCGCCCAGGTCGAGGTGGACGCCCGAGCGGGACAACTTCTCCCGGAAGGCCGGGAGCACACCGGTCCAGCGCAGGCCGCCGACGGCGTAGTCGTACCGGAACAGGTCCTGCAGGATGATCATGTCGTTCTCCAGGCCTGTCACCTCGGCCACCGCGGTGATGCGGCGGGTGCCGTCGGGGAAACGGGCCTGCTGCACGATCAGGTCGATCGCGCTCGACACCTGCTCGCGGATCGCCTTGACCGGCAGATCCATCCCGGCCATCAGCACCATCGTCTCGACCCGGGACAGCACGTCGCGCGGGGTGTTGGCGTGCACCGTGCAGATCGAGCCGTCGTGGCCCACGTTCATCGCCTGCAGCATGTCGAGCGCGGCGGCGTCGCGGATCTCGCCGACGATGATCCGGTCGGGCCGCATCCGCAGCGCGTTACGCACCAGCTGGCGGATCGAGATCTCGCCCTTGCCCTCGATGTTCGGGGGTCGTGACTCCAGGCGCAGCACGTGGTCCTGATGCAGTTGCAGCTCCGCCGCGTCTTCGATCGTGACCACCCGCTCGGTCTGCGGGATGAAGCCCGACAGCACGTTCAGCGTGGTGGTCTTGCCCGCCCCGGTGCCGCCGCTGACCAGGATGTTCAGCCGGCCGCGCACACACGTCGCGAGCACCCCGGCGACCTCCTGCGACAGCGTGCCGAACTGGATCAGGTCGTCCACCTCGAAGGGGTCGGCCGCGAACTTGCGGATCGTCAGCAGCGACCCGTCCACCGCCAGCGGCGGGATGATCGCGTTGACCCGGCTGCCGTCCTGCAGCCGCGCGTCTACCATCGGGCTCGCCTCGTCGACCCGCCGCCCGACCCGCCCGACGATCTTGTCGATGGTCCGCCGAAGGTGCGCCTCGTCGGCGAAACGGCCGTCCACCGGGAAGATCTGGCCCCGCCGCTCGACATAGATCTGGTCCGGCCCGTTGACCATGATCTCGGTGATCTCCGGGTCGCGCAGGTAGGGCTCGACCGGGCCGTACCCCAGGATGTCGTCGGCGATCTCCTGCGCGATGCGGGCGCGGTCGGCCACCGTCAGCGGGATCTGCCCGGCCTGCAGCACCTCCTGCAGCGTGGCCCGCACCCGCTGCTCCAGCTCGGGCTGACTCAGCCGGGAGTCGTAGAGTTTCGGGCCCAGACTCTCCAGCAGCGTGACGTGCACGGTGCGGCGCAGGTCGGCGAACGGGTCGGCGCGCCGGCGCGGACGTGGTGCCGACGGCCTGGACGTCCGACCGGCGGAGGTCAGATCGGTGCGCTCCAGCCGGGCCTGGGCGAGACGGTCGGCCAGGCTCATCGCAGGAACCGGCGCCGTCGGGGTCGCTGACGCCGCTGGGCCCCGACCCCGATCACCTCGTCCTGCGCGAACTGGGCGATCGCCTGGCTGACGGGGTGGCGGGGGTCGTCCTGCACGATCGGCACACCCCGGTTCACCGACGCCGGTACGTCGCGTGAGCTGGGGATCTGCCCGGCCAGGGGCATCACCGCGGTTTTCTCCACCTCGGCGTGGGAGATGCCCACCCGGGAGTCGGAGCGGTTCAGCACCAGCCGCAGCCGGTCGCGGGGGTAGCCCAGTTCGATCAGGGTCTCCACGGTGATCTTCAGCGTCTTCAGGGCCGGCACGTCGGGGGTGACGATCAGGGTGATCAGGTCGGAGACATCGAGGGCCGCCAGCACCTGGTCGTCGAACGCGGGTGGGGTGTCGACCACGATGTAGTCGAACTCGTCGCGCAGCACGTCGAGCAGGTGCGCAATGAGTTTCGGCGGAATCGACTCCGCGGTGCCCGGTTCGGTCGGCGCCACGATCGCGCTGAGCCCGGCCGAATGCTGGGTGAGGATCGCCGCGACCGCCGAGGAGTCGATGTCACCGCCCAGGGGAACCGCGTCGGCAATGGTGTGGGCCGGGAACAGCTGCATCGCGATGGCGACGTCGCCGAAGGCCAGGTCGAGGTCGACCACACAGACCTGACGATGACCCCGGTCGGCCAGCGTGGCCGCGAGATTGACCGCCAGCATGGTCTTCCCGGAGCCACCCTTGGCCGCGAACACCGTCAGCACGCGTCCGCGCCGGGTGCCCGCCTTCTCCGGGAACGGCTGCTCGGGCCCGGGGGAGCGATTCAGGCTGCGCCGGACCTCGGTGCGCAGTTGCCGGTTGTCGCGGTGGTCGACCACCGCGGACATCCGCGCGCGCAGTGCCTCCTGCAGCAGCGGGGTGGTGATCTCGTGCCGCACCAGAATGATCTCCACCCCCGGCCGGTGGGCCCGGGTGAAGTGCGCGACCTCGAACGCCTCGTCGTCGGCCAGGTCGGGACCGAGCACCAGGGTGTCGTCGTCGGACATCGTCTCCACGTGGTCGCGCAGGTCCACGATCTCGCTGAACACCGGCCCGGTGCTGCCGCTGTCGACGGCCAGCGCGCCGGCGACCGGGGGTTGCGGGTCGAAGAAGACCGCGGTGCCGCGCATCAGCCGTCCCCGTCGTCGGGGGTCACGTCGGTGCTCGGGATGACCGCGAAGTAGAGCAGTTGCTGGCGCCCCACGGCCGCGATGATGGCCTGCGCCACCTTCGGGCCCACCGACAGGCCGACGACCGAGGAGGGCACGGTGCCGGAGCCGACGCTGTTCGTCCCGTCCGGCCCGGCGGCACCCGACTCCCGCAGCGCGCCGCCGATCGAGATCACCCGGGCCTGCCGGACCAGTTGCCGGGCCTGCCCGGCGGTGTCCAGGTAGTAGATGCGCACCCTCGAGCCGATGCCGAGCAGGCTGATGGCCCGGTTGGGATCCTGCAGCAGTACATCGACGCCGAGTTCGCCCTGATGGATGGCGGCTTCGGCCTGGGCCCCCGGTCGCCCGAGGACGCGGGTGTCGAGCGTGGTGCCCTCGAGGATGTCGGCCAGGGCGGCCCGCCCGGTCGCCGCGTCCAGATCGGTGACGCTCGTGGTGGGCTCGTCGCGCACGCGCATCTCCCGCGTGGTCAGATCGCCGGCGGCGATCGTGGTGCCCTGCGGGATCTTCCGGGCCGCGACCAGGTAGAGCGCGGTGGCCTCGTCGCCGGCCGCGCGTTCGTCCGCCTGCCGCACGTAGACCGCGACCATGGCGGTGCCGACCGCGGCCAGCAGGACGGACGTGATCAGGAGAAGCGTGCGTCGTCCCATCCCTGCCCGTCCCGTCGTTTCTGTTCGTCAGGATGGCATTCTGTCGCATCCCGGTGGCGTGGAGTGGTGGTTCGGTGATGTTCCGATGGTGACGTTCACCCCGGGCTGATGTCCAAATCTGCTGTCAGGAGCGCTTCTTTGGGCATACCGGAACCCAGGTAGGGCCCCACCGTGCCCGAGCCGGACACTACGGCCGGGAGGTATCCGGGATCGATCACGTACCCCTCCAGTCCCGCGAGATGCCCCTGGTACCAGAGAAGTCCCCGGCCGGGAGAGTCGCCGTCGATCCAGATGTACCGGAAAGACGTTATTGTCTTTTTGTTTTCGTCGTCCATGACCGGGAGTACGGCCAGCCGGTGGCTGCGCACGGCTGCTGCGGTGATCCAGCCCCGCTCGGTGGGCTGCGCGGTGCTGCCGTGTTGCAGAAGAGTCTTGAGGGATGACCCGCTCCCGTACCGCTGGTCGAGCAGATGAGTGCTCGTGAACAGGTCGGTAGCGTCCACTCCCGGGTAGCCGTTCGTGGTCAGGGTGCCGTGGCCGGTGTCGCCGATGAGGCGACCCGGCCGGTTGCCCTCGCTCTGGAGCATGCCCTTCGTCAGTGCGTCCGACATCTCCGGGGTGGAGGTGAGGTTCAGGAGGCTGTCGAGCATCGGAGGAGAGGATCCCGAGCGGATGCTCCGCTCGAGATCACCGACGTCGAGGGTCGGGAGCGGACTGTCACAGGTGATCAGGTCGGTCGCGGGCGGGGTGCCCGCGTAGGTGAGGGTGAGAGGTGTGGTGGTGAAAGGGGTGGAACGACCTCGGCGCCCCTGGGCCCGGATCTCCACCGTGGACCCGGGCCGGCCCGGTGGGAGGGCGAGCCGGTAGGTGTGCCATCCGGTGTGGACCGCGGAGATCGAGCGTTCGGTGCCATCAGGTGTCTTCCATCGAAAACTCACGCCACGCAAGCGTGACCAGAAGCTGGAGCTCAGGGTGACGGATGCGTCGGCGCCGGCGACCGGAACACCGTCGGGGAAGACGGTGTTCAGGGTGAGGCGAACGGGGAACGAGGTGCGGGCCGACGTTGCGAGGCCGGCGGGTTTCCCGGTGGAGGCGGGCTCTGTGGTGACGCAGAAGGTGCCCCGGGCCACGTCGTCCGCCGTGAGGGCGAAGGGCAACAGGCCCGAGCCGAGGGGTGTGCCGACGCGGGCCGCGGCCGAGCGCTGGATCTTCGCCGCATCGAAACCGAGCACCCCGGCCAGGCCGAACTGCACGGTGACGGGCGGAAGCAGGACGCGGAGTGCCTGACTCGGGGTGGCCAGGTCACCCACCGCGTCCGAGGCCGTGACCACGCCGTCCGCGTCGGGGTCGGCGAAGAAGGTGAGTTCGCCGTTGGAGGGGTCTGCGTCGGTCCACCGGGCCGCAGTGATGCCGCCCGGCGGGCACAGATCACCGGTCTCCTCGCCGGAGGCGCAGACGGCCGCCAGGGTGGTGGTGAGCTGATCGATCGCCCCCTCCGGCTCGTCGATCGCCGGCAGCCCTTTGGCCCCCGCGAGGGCCAGACGGTCGGCCAGCGACTGCAGATCGTTCTCCCGCAGGTGGGCCTGGCCCAGGTCGACCGCCAGGGCCGCGACACCGAGCAGGAACGTGGAGACGGCCAGCGTGACCACGATCGCGATCACCCCCGCGTCGGGCCGGGGATCGTGGAGGACCGGCATGAGCGTCAGCTTCCGCAGCCGGTGAGGTCGGCGCTCAGCACACTCTGCACGGTCGCGGTGGAGCTGCGCGTGATGGTGCTGGGAAACGGGATCAGGGGGATGCCGATGTCGAACGGCGTGTAGGTGGCCGTGACGCGCACCTGACCGAGGATCCGCTCGGGAACGGTGGTGACCGTGCTGTCGTCGCGCAGCCATTCCAGCTGCACGTCGCTGACATCGGCCGGGCTGAGCCCGTTCTCGCTGACCTCCCGGGTGAGGAGGCGATCGAGGGCGGCGCAGTCGCTGATGCCGGTGGACGCGTCGCGGCTGGCGCCGTCGAGCGCGGCACCGAACGACTGGAGTTGGAAAAGCCCATAGCCGTACTGGATCACGCCGAACAGGAACAGCATGAGAAGTGGTAGCAGCAGGGCGAATTCAACGGCGACGGCACCCGGGTCGGCCGCGTCCCACCGATCGCCGGGCGCGGTTCTGGCGCTTGGTGGTTCTGTGAGGCGCACCACGACCCTCCCAACCTGATCCACGCTCACTGTGCGCAGTCTTCCGGTGTCGGACAGTCTGCACCATCTGCGGAGTAGTCCGGGCAGTACTGCCGGGATCGGTGGGGCTTGTGTCACCTTTGTGGGGGACTGTGACTCGATTTCGCTGAACGGAAAGGGGTTTTCCCCTGGGTTCGGCCCGGGCGGAGACCGCGTCGACCGGCCCTCGGATCATGAACCTGCGACGGCGGAGAACGGCGGAGGACGCCGCCCGGGTGAGGCGGCGCGCCCACGGCGAGGTCAGGAGTAGAGCGCGTCCAGGTCGGTCGAGAAGTCCTTCAGGATGACGGCGCGCTTCAGACTCTGCTTGGGAGTGAGGTGCCCCGACTCCTCGGTCAGGTCGACGGTGAGAACCCGGAACTTCCGCACCGACTCGGCCCGGCTGACCAGGCCGTTGGCCTTGTCCACGGCACTCTGCAGCTCGGCCAGCACGTCCGGGTCCTTGGCCGCCGCGGCAATGTCGAGCTCGGGCTTGCCGCGGTTCGTCAGCCAGGTCGGCAGCATCTCCTCGTCGAGGGTGATGAGGGCGCCGATGAACGGCTTCTGGTCACCGACGACGATGCACTGCGAGATCAGCGGGTTGCTGCGCATCGCGTCTTCCAGCACGGTGGGGATGACGTTCTTGCCGTTGGCGGTCACGATCATCTCCTTCTTCCGGCCGGTGATGGACAAGAAGCCGTCGGCGTCGAGCGCGCCCAGGTCGCCGGTGCCGAACCAGCCGTCGTGCAGCGCGTCCGACGTGGCCTGCGGGTTGTTCGCGTAGCCGTGCATCACACCGACGCCGAACGCCTCGATCTCGCCGTCGTCACCGATGCGGACACCCATGCCCGGCAGAGGACGCCCGACGGTGCCGATCCGGTTCTCGGCCGGGGTGTTGCAGCTGACCGGTGCGGTGGTCTCGGTCAGGCCCCAGCCCTCGAGCACGGGCATGCCGATACCGCGGAAGAAGTGACTGAGGTCTTTGCCCAGGGGGGCGCCGCCGGAGACCGAGGCCCGCAGTGTGCCGCCGGTGGCCGCGCGCAGCTTGGCGTAGACCAGCCGGTCGAAGACCGTGTGCTGCAGCTTCAGGCCCAGGCCGGGACCGGAGGCGTCGAGGGCCTGGCTGTAGCTGATCGCGACCCGGGCCGCACGGGCGAAGACCTTGCCCCGGCCCGATCCCATCGCCCGGGCCTCGGCGCCGTTGTAGATCTTCTCGAACACCCGGGGCACGGCCAGCAGGAAGGTCGGCTTGAAACCGTCCAGGTCGGAGAGCAGGTTCGAGGTGGTCGGCGTGTGGCCCATGGTGGCGCCGGTGACCAGGCACAGCGCCTGGATGTACCGGGCGAAGACATGGGCCAGCGGCAGGAACAGCAGGGTGCTGGCGCGGTGGTCGACCAGGTCGCCGAAGGCCTCCAGGGCCGCGCGGCCGCCGGCCACGAAGTTGCCGTGGGTGAGCTCGCAGCCCTTGGGGCGGCCGGTGGTGCCGGAGGTGTAGATCAGCGTCAGCACCGTGTCCAGGCGCGCGAGGTGGCGGCGCTCGTGGATCACGTCGTCATGGATGTCCGCGCCCAGCTCGGCGAGGGTCGTGACCGCACCGTCGTCGATGGTCAGCACCTCGCGCAGGGCGGTGAGACCCTCGCGCAGCTGCCCCACGGTCTCGCGGTGCGCCGCGGTTTCCACCACCACCGCGACCGCGCCGGAGTCGGACAGGATCCAGCGCACCTGCTCGGGCGACGAGGTTTCGTACACCGGCACGCTGACGGCGCCCGCGAACCAGATGGCCACGTCGAGCAGCGTCCACTCGTAACGGGTACGGGCCATCAGGGCGACCCGGTCGCCGGGCTGCACCCCCAGCGAGACCAGGCCCTTGGCCGAGGCGACCACCTCACCGAGGAACTCGGCGGACGTCACGTCCTGCCAGGCGCCGGCGACGTGACGGCGGAACGCCACGTGGGTGGGCTGCCGTTCGGCGTTGCCCACCACGACGTCGCAGAGGTTCTCCTCGTCGTCGAGGTGGAACTGCCGGGGGACAATGATCTCTCGCACGCGCCGAGCCTATGCTGCGCGTCCGGTTTATTCCGAGTCCTGATCGGGGTTTCTCGGCGACCGCACGGCGCAAACCGGGTCGAAGGTCCGCGAACGGTACGTGGCTGAGGGTCTCTGCACGTCGTTACCGGGCCGTTGGATCACTCTCCCGGCTCAAGCCACCGGCGCCGGTCGCCGAGGTAGTCGCCGTGACCGCCTCCCCACCTCCGCCGCAGACGACCGGCGGCCCGCTGCGCTGCCGCGAGTGCGGTGCCCGGCTCACGCCGGGGGTCGAGTGGTGCTCGCTGTGCCTGACCCCCACGGCCGTACCCGTCGAGCCGGTGGGCGCGGTGCGTGAGGACGATGTGGAGAGCGGTCCCGAGGGCGCGGCTGACGGGGTGGCCGGGAACGTGGCCGGGAACGTGGCCGGATCCGGACCTGCGGCCGGTGAGGTGGTGTGGCCCTCGGACCGGCGCAAAGGACGGCACGTACGCGATCCCGGACCCGGTGAGGAACCCGGGGAACTGGTGGCCGGGCTGGCCCGGGACGAGTCGGCGAACCGGCCGGCCGTGGCCGTGATGAAGGCCCACCTGGCGCTCGGTCAGTTGCCGGGAGGTAAATACGCGATCGCGTTCGGCGGCGGTCTCCTGCTGCTCGTGCTCCTGGTGGCCGGGCTGACATTGCTGGGGTTGCTGGTCTGAAACAGCTCTGACACAGGTGCGACCGTGCGCGGCGGTGCTGGTGTGAGTTGGGCGGTAACGTTCAGAACCACCCCTCCCGATCAGCAGTCAGAGCCAGAGAAGGGCCCACATGGCCGACCAGACCGAGTCGAGCGTCGTCATCGACTCACAGCCGGGGGACGTCCTCGGCGTCATCGCCGACTTCGAGCGCTATCCCGAATGGACCGGCGCGGTGAAGGAGGTCGAGGTGCTCGACCGGCTGCCCGACGGCCGGGCCGCCAAGGTGCGGTTCATCCTCGACGCGGGCGCGGTGCGTGACACCTACTCCCTCGACTACACCTGGGACGTCAAGGACGACGGCACCGGCGAACTGTCCTGGAAGCTCGACCAGTCCGGCGTGATGAAGGCCATGGACGGCAGCTACCGGCTCACGCCGACCCCGGCCGGCACCCAGGTCACCTACTGCCTGGCCATCGACCTGCGGATCCCGATGCTGGGCATGCTGCGCCGCAAGGCCGAGAAGACGATCATCGACACGGCCCTCCAGGAGCTCAAGAAGCACGTGGAGTCCTGACCGGTGCGTCTCGTGGTGTTCACCGGTAGAGGTGGGGTGGGGAAGACCACGACGGCCGCCGCGACCGCGGCCCACGCGGCCTCCCGGGGTGTGAAAACCCTGGTGATGTCCGCAGATCCGGCGCCCGCGCTGGCCGACCAGCTGGGTCTGTCCCTCGGCCCGCAGCCGTCCGAGGTGGGCGCCGGGCTGTTCGCGTCACAGATGGATCCGCACCGGTTGGCGCAGCGGTTCTGGGAATCCGCCCGGCGCCCGGCCCTCGACGCCCTGGACGATCTGGGCGTCGACCCGCTCGCCGCCGAGGACCTCGCCGACCTGCCCGGCCTGGACGACCTGCTCGCCCTGCTGGCCGTGCGTGAGGAGACCCGGGACGGGCCCTGGGACCTGGTCGTCGTCGACTGTGCGCCCTCCGCCGCGGCCTTCCGCCTGCTCGCGACGCCCGGCCGGCTCGGCCGCCTGCTGGCCCGGCTGCTGCCGATGGAACGGCGACTCGACCGGCTCAGCGCCCGGGGCATGGCGGGCGACCCACTGGTGGACGCCGTCGACCGGTTCGCCGGGGAACTGGCCGGCCTGCGCTCGATGCTCACGGACGGGAGTACCTCGGTACGGCTGGTGATGACCCCCGAGGCGAGTGCCCTGACCCAGACCCGGCGCCTGTTCACCGCCCTGACGATGTCCGGGTTCCCGGTCGACGCCGTGGTGGTGAACCGGATCTTCCCGACGGGCCCACCCGCGTCCTCCATGGACCTGTTGATGGACCAGCCGATGGGCTGGCAGAACACCTGGCGGCGCTCGCAGGAGGCCGTGCTGGCCGACATCGTCTCGTCGTTCGAGCCGGTTCCGGTGCTGCGGATGACCTACGCGCCCGCCGAGCCACAAGGGCTGGAGCAGCTCGCCGATCTGGGGCTGGAACTCTACGGGAACCAGCCGGGCCCGGTCCGGCCCGGTCCGCTGCCGCCCCGGGTGGAACGGACCGACACCGGCTTCAGCCTGTCTCTGGCGATGCCGCTGGCCCGCCGGGAGACGCTCGACCTGGGGCGCCGGGGCGACGACCTGGTCGTCACCGCCGACGGCTACCGGCAGGTGCTGCCACTTCCGGGAGTACTGCGCCGCTGCCGGGTCGAGAACGCCACCTTGCGCGAGGGGACGCTGGCGGTCGCGTTCGTGCCCGATCCCGCGCAGTTCCCGTCCCGATGGATGTAAATGGACGTAAATGGACGTGAAGGGATGGATCGGACCGTGAGTCATCGCCACCTCGATCCCGGCCCTCTCACCGCCGGGCTGCCCGCCGGATGGGCGCAGGACGCCGGTCAGGCCCTCACCGCCCTCCAGGATGCACTGGCCTCCGACGACAGCTGCCCGGTCTGCCGGGGCGCGACCCTGGTCCGTGAGCACGGTCCCGGCCTGCTCGACCGGGTCTCGACGCTGACGGCCGCACTCGCGCAGGCCCTGCGCGAGGCCGCCCCGGACGAGCGTTCTACCGGCGTTCCGGGAGAAACTGGACCGACGGACGATCGGCAGGAGGGTGTTCGGGGGACCGCGCCCACCCACCGACCGGAGCCGCCCACTACCGTTCGGATCGACGTCTCGGACTGAGTGCCGGCACCGCCGGCACCGACGGCACTGATAGCACTGACAGCACTGACCGTCCCGGGGAGACCGGGACCCGCACTGAACAAGGGGTATCCGATCGTGGAACTGACCATCGGGGTGGACGTCGGCGGAACGAAGATCGCCGCCGGTGTCGTGGACGCCGACGGGCGGATTCTCGAGCGGCTGCGTGTACCGACCCCGGAGGGCGTCGACGCGATCGA includes these proteins:
- a CDS encoding Tad domain-containing protein, with the translated sequence MPVLHDPRPDAGVIAIVVTLAVSTFLLGVAALAVDLGQAHLRENDLQSLADRLALAGAKGLPAIDEPEGAIDQLTTTLAAVCASGEETGDLCPPGGITAARWTDADPSNGELTFFADPDADGVVTASDAVGDLATPSQALRVLLPPVTVQFGLAGVLGFDAAKIQRSAAARVGTPLGSGLLPFALTADDVARGTFCVTTEPASTGKPAGLATSARTSFPVRLTLNTVFPDGVPVAGADASVTLSSSFWSRLRGVSFRWKTPDGTERSISAVHTGWHTYRLALPPGRPGSTVEIRAQGRRGRSTPFTTTPLTLTYAGTPPATDLITCDSPLPTLDVGDLERSIRSGSSPPMLDSLLNLTSTPEMSDALTKGMLQSEGNRPGRLIGDTGHGTLTTNGYPGVDATDLFTSTHLLDQRYGSGSSLKTLLQHGSTAQPTERGWITAAAVRSHRLAVLPVMDDENKKTITSFRYIWIDGDSPGRGLLWYQGHLAGLEGYVIDPGYLPAVVSGSGTVGPYLGSGMPKEALLTADLDISPG
- a CDS encoding TadE/TadG family type IV pilus assembly protein, whose product is MRLTEPPSARTAPGDRWDAADPGAVAVEFALLLPLLMLFLFGVIQYGYGLFQLQSFGAALDGASRDASTGISDCAALDRLLTREVSENGLSPADVSDVQLEWLRDDSTVTTVPERILGQVRVTATYTPFDIGIPLIPFPSTITRSSTATVQSVLSADLTGCGS
- a CDS encoding AMP-dependent synthetase/ligase; protein product: MREIIVPRQFHLDDEENLCDVVVGNAERQPTHVAFRRHVAGAWQDVTSAEFLGEVVASAKGLVSLGVQPGDRVALMARTRYEWTLLDVAIWFAGAVSVPVYETSSPEQVRWILSDSGAVAVVVETAAHRETVGQLREGLTALREVLTIDDGAVTTLAELGADIHDDVIHERRHLARLDTVLTLIYTSGTTGRPKGCELTHGNFVAGGRAALEAFGDLVDHRASTLLFLPLAHVFARYIQALCLVTGATMGHTPTTSNLLSDLDGFKPTFLLAVPRVFEKIYNGAEARAMGSGRGKVFARAARVAISYSQALDASGPGLGLKLQHTVFDRLVYAKLRAATGGTLRASVSGGAPLGKDLSHFFRGIGMPVLEGWGLTETTAPVSCNTPAENRIGTVGRPLPGMGVRIGDDGEIEAFGVGVMHGYANNPQATSDALHDGWFGTGDLGALDADGFLSITGRKKEMIVTANGKNVIPTVLEDAMRSNPLISQCIVVGDQKPFIGALITLDEEMLPTWLTNRGKPELDIAAAAKDPDVLAELQSAVDKANGLVSRAESVRKFRVLTVDLTEESGHLTPKQSLKRAVILKDFSTDLDALYS
- a CDS encoding SRPBCC family protein, which gives rise to MADQTESSVVIDSQPGDVLGVIADFERYPEWTGAVKEVEVLDRLPDGRAAKVRFILDAGAVRDTYSLDYTWDVKDDGTGELSWKLDQSGVMKAMDGSYRLTPTPAGTQVTYCLAIDLRIPMLGMLRRKAEKTIIDTALQELKKHVES
- a CDS encoding ArsA family ATPase; the encoded protein is MRLVVFTGRGGVGKTTTAAATAAHAASRGVKTLVMSADPAPALADQLGLSLGPQPSEVGAGLFASQMDPHRLAQRFWESARRPALDALDDLGVDPLAAEDLADLPGLDDLLALLAVREETRDGPWDLVVVDCAPSAAAFRLLATPGRLGRLLARLLPMERRLDRLSARGMAGDPLVDAVDRFAGELAGLRSMLTDGSTSVRLVMTPEASALTQTRRLFTALTMSGFPVDAVVVNRIFPTGPPASSMDLLMDQPMGWQNTWRRSQEAVLADIVSSFEPVPVLRMTYAPAEPQGLEQLADLGLELYGNQPGPVRPGPLPPRVERTDTGFSLSLAMPLARRETLDLGRRGDDLVVTADGYRQVLPLPGVLRRCRVENATLREGTLAVAFVPDPAQFPSRWM